CCTCGCCGAACCCGCCCTCCTCGTCCTCTTCGAGCGGGGTGATCTCGATATCGTCGATGCCGGTGTCGAGATCGTCGCTGAACCCCGGCTCCTGCGCCTGCGCGCCGCCGCAGGCGATGAATGCGGCCATCAGGACGATGCCGAGACGGCTCATTCCAGCTCGCTCCCGTCTTCGGAACTCCCGGTGACGAACTTGAGCAGCAGGTTGATCAGGCTCACCGATCCCTGCGTGTCGGCGATCACCTGTCCGTCCTCGAAATTGAACATCGAACCGCCGGGAAGAAGCTCGACGAAATTGCCGCCGAGCAGCCCCTCGGAGGAGATCAGCGCAGCCGTGTCGTCGGGCAGGAGGACATTGCCGTCGAGCGTGAGCTGCGCCTCGGCGCGAAAGGTCTCCCGGTCGAGACCGAGCCCGGTGACGGTGCCGACCTTCACCCCCGCAAGCCGCACGTCGGTGCCGGTGGAGATCCCCTCGGCGGAGCGGAAGGAGGCGGTCAGCCGATAGCTGTCCTGCGGACCGGTGGCAAAGCCGGTGAGCTGCCCGGCATAGACCAGGAAGCCGATGGCAAGCGCGACGACGCCGGCGCCCACCGCGATTTCTGTGGGATTCTCGGACATGACGAACGGCCTTATTCGGGCTGCCAGGCTTCGTAATCCTGACGCACGATCGGTTTGGGACGACGGATGGAACCGGCGGGAGCATAGGCGGCGGGGGTGCCGGTCAGGTTCTCCACATGCGGCATTTCCCATTCCTTATGCGCCAGCGCCTCGTGGCCGGGATGGTTCGCGAAGGTGTGATGCAGCCAGCCGTGCCATTCCGGGGAGACCCGCGACGCCTCGATATCGCCGTTATAGACGACCCAGCGGCGGGTGTCGGCCTCGTTGCGGTAGAAGCGGTTGCCCTGGGCGTCCTCGCCCACCTTGATCCCGTGGCGCCAGGTGAAAAGCTGTGTCCCGATGGTTCCGTCCTTCCACCAGACGAGCGCGCGCAAGAGAGTGTTCACGATACCCATGGATCCGTCACCTTTCGAAGTTCGCTTGGGCAATCTATGGACCATCGACGCAGCAAGGTCCAGAGGGGAGCGCGCCGCGCGGTGCGGCTTTTCGCGGAGCGTGGCCCCACCATGGCAAGGCCCCGCCGGATCTCTCCCGCGGGGCCCCTGTCTGTCTATCTGTCTGTCTGTCCGTCCGCCGGACGGGCCGGGTCAGGAGGCGTTCGCCTCCTTCGCCTCGCCGTCGGAATAGATCATCAGCGGCTTGGCGGGGGAGACCACCGCCTCCTCGTTCACCACCACTTCGGTCACGTCGTCCATGCCCGGAAGCTCGAACATCGTGTCGAGCAGAATGTCCTCGAGGATGGAACGCAGGCCCCGCGCGCCGGTCTTGCGCTCGATCGCGCGCTTGGCGATGGCGGCCAGCGCCTCCTCCGTGAAGGAGAGCTTCACATCCTCGAGCTCGAACAGGCGCTGGTACTGTTTCACCAGCGCGTTCTTCGGCTCGGTCAGGATGGTGACCAGCGCCTCCTCGTCGAGATCCTCGAGCGTCGCGAGCACCGGAAGCCGGCCGACGAATTCCGGGATCAGGCCGAATTTCAGCAGGT
The nucleotide sequence above comes from Celeribacter indicus. Encoded proteins:
- a CDS encoding NADH:ubiquinone oxidoreductase subunit NDUFA12 translates to MGIVNTLLRALVWWKDGTIGTQLFTWRHGIKVGEDAQGNRFYRNEADTRRWVVYNGDIEASRVSPEWHGWLHHTFANHPGHEALAHKEWEMPHVENLTGTPAAYAPAGSIRRPKPIVRQDYEAWQPE
- the mlaD gene encoding outer membrane lipid asymmetry maintenance protein MlaD; amino-acid sequence: MSENPTEIAVGAGVVALAIGFLVYAGQLTGFATGPQDSYRLTASFRSAEGISTGTDVRLAGVKVGTVTGLGLDRETFRAEAQLTLDGNVLLPDDTAALISSEGLLGGNFVELLPGGSMFNFEDGQVIADTQGSVSLINLLLKFVTGSSEDGSELE